Genomic segment of Mucilaginibacter sabulilitoris:
TCACCGCACCTATCATGCTCAGGAATTTAATATAACACCAGGCCAGGTCAAGCTGATGAGCTTTAAAGCCGGAACGGGCACTTTTAGGGAACAAATGATGATTATTATGCCATTCGCCGGCTACATAACCAGGCCATAGTTGATTGATAGACATGTCATCACGATTATGATCAATACCATCACGGCGCTTGTCCTGACCTTTACCGTGGCCTTCATAATTAAAGGTACGCACCCCTACGGCCCATATTCCGGCAGAACCAAATACGGCACAAGCCAGCGCCGGACCGCCCAATAAATAAAACGCCGCAAACCAGAAGCCCCAATTAAGGATGATGCCGGCAACGGTACGATACGGGTTAGCGATAGTACCCCATTTTTGGTACTGAGTGTAGGTATTCGGTTTTATGCCGGTATGTTTCATTAAGTTGATGCAACGGTTATAGTCGGCCTCACTCATTTTGCGGGCAACAGGCTGGTGGTTAACATCGGCCAGAAAGCAATACATAAAACCGCCCTGCGCGTTATAAGGATCGCCGGGCTGGTCAGACAATGCATGGTGCACATGGTGCGATATAGCATATATCTCTTCAGGAATAATTTTGAGTGTAAGGTTTTGCGTAAAAAACCTCCAGAATTTATTACTGAAAGTATAAGCGCCATGGGTACAATAGCGGTGGTGCCATATGGTACCGTGTGTCCCCATGATGATCATACTGTACACAAAAGCTACGATGAGGCCGGTAATACTAAAATATTTAAATATGAATAAAGCTAAAAATGGCACTAAGGCCAATACCAGGAGCCAGCTCAGGAACGAAAGCCAGTTTTTTTTATCCTTAAATACATTCAGTCTTGAAAAAAATTCTTTTACAATTTTGCCATTGGTAGGTTTTGCAAGGTTGCCATCTTCGTCTGTCCAGCCATACGAGGGTGGTTCAAGCACTGAGTTTAAAAAAGCCATTAAGTTTTGGGAGATTAGTTTAAATAGAGAGTAGTTTAATTGCGTACAATGTAAGTGAAATATATCATCAAATTGTCATTTTCTAAATATAAATATGATTAATGCCAATCCCAATAAAAACCTAAACCCTTTTCGGAATAGTCCGTTGAGTTGTAAGTGGGATAAGTCAAAATTTGAGCAATGATTGTTGAGATGATAGGCGTTGACTGGGCTTTTCAAATATTAACAGTTATACGTAACTATTAACTTTCTTGTTCAGGACTCTTTGATATATAAACTCCAAACCTGAACTTATATTTCAATGAAAGTATAATATTGTCAGATTATTGTCAGGAATCAACCGCTGATTGGGATGATTATTTCGATTTCGTTGATTATTAATCAGCTTGCGGCATACAAAAGTTTGTCATGCTAAACGTAGTGAAGCATCTGTTCTGATGCTTGCAATATCATGATCAGATCCTTCGTACCTCAGGATGACAAATGGAGTTTTTTGTATAACTTGCTGGTACAATTTCATTCATTACTACTCTCCCGCCACCAAACAGCGCTCGCCTAAAAGCAGGGCTATGCAATGCTCATAATTATCGGGCATCTGAATTTGTTCCACTTCTTTCATGTAGCTTTGTTTTATTTCCTTACGCCGGCGTGCTTCAATAAAACGACGTACCTGCTCACGGTTTTCTAATATCAATCCGGGCACCTTAACGGGTTTATTATTTTCATCTTTAGCTACCATGGTAAAGTAGCTGGTATTGGTATGCATTACCGAACTGTTTTTGATATTTTCTGATACTACCCTGATACCTACAACCAGTGATGTTTTTCCCACATAGTTAACCGAGGCCATAAGCGATACCAGCTCACCTACCTCAACCGGCTGTAAAAAATCAACCGTATCAATAGATGCAGTTACGCAGTAGTTCCCGGCATGTTTGGCAGCACATACATACGCAACCTTATCCATAAGTGACAATAAAATACCTCCATGTATCTTTCCGCCGAAATTGGAGTATGATGGTATCATCAGTTCGGTAATGGTAGTTTGCGAAAAACCTACTGTTTTGTAATCAGATTCATCTGTAAGTGCTGTCATGTGCTATGGTTTTGTTACAAGTTTAAGCATCAGCGGGCGAATTATTGCAACAATTGTATTACACACACTTATTCTTTTAAACTAAATTAAACCTTTGCGGTCAATAGCCCTATATAACCTGAACTATGACCAGACTACTACTACTTACTTTTATTTGTTCCATTTTTATAACCCAGGTGTTTGCACAACAGCCCCGTGAAGTTAGCGGAACGGTTGTCGACAGTGTGGGCTCGGTTCCGGGCATTAATGTAAAACTAACCTCTGATAAGGATAGTATGGCCGTTGCCACCAGTACTACAGGTGTTTTCAGTTTCCCGGCGGTTAATTCCAAAAACTTTAAAATAACGGTAAGTGGTATCGGTTATCAAACGTTGGTGCGCAAATTTGTGATGGATGATGATATCAAACCCATAAAACTCGACGCAATTAAGGTAAAAGTACAAACCAACTTTTTGAAAACCGTTACCATTGTTGCAGCCGTCAACCCCATCACCATAAAAGAAGATACGGTTGAGTACAAGGCCAGCGCTTATAAGGTACGTGAAGGCTCCCCGGTTGAGGACCTGTTAAAAAAACTGCCGGGTGTAAGCGTTGATAAGGATGGTAACGTTACTGCACATGGCAAAGCAGTAACCAAAGTACGGGTAAACGGTAAGGATTATTTTACGGGTGACGTGCAAACAGCTACACAAAACCTGCCTGCCGACATTGTAGATAATATACAAGTAATTGATGATTATGGCGACCAGGCTAATTTAACCGGCATAAAAACCGGCGATCCCGATAAAATACTGAACATCACCATACAAAAAGGAAAAAGCCGGGGCAATTTTGGCCAGGGAAGCGTTGGTGTTGGTAACGATGACCGCTACCAGGCGCGTTTATCGGCCAATACATTTTTGGACGCCCGCCAGATAGCTCTTATCGGTACTTTAAACAACACCAATACCAACTCATTTAACCTGGGCGGCAGCGGTGGCGGCGGTGGCAGGGCCGGTCGTGGTGGTGGCGGAGGAGGCGGTGGCGGTTCGCAGATCAGCACAGCAAATGGTATTACCACCAACCGTTCCGTAGGTACCAATTACCGCGATGACTGGAGCAAAAAAATGACCGTTTATGGCAGCTACAGTTTTGCAGACAAGGATAAAGACCAAAACAGCACTACGGTTGAACAGAATCTTTTTCAATCAGGTACGCTTATTAATACTGATGACAGCAAAGATCATAACCACGGCATTAACCACCGGTTTGATTTTAACATGGAGTACAAGATTGATACTACAAATTATTTAAAAATAAACCCCAGCTTTTCATACGGCACATCAAACGATGTAAGTACTGATGTTTTCAGCAATACACGTAATAATACACTGGTTACGGGTAATGAACTCGCCCTGACCGATGCTACCTCAAAAAGCGGTGGCTTTAATGTACTATACAACCATAAATTTCATAAAAGAGGCCGTAATTTTAGTGTAAATGCTGGCATTAGCCTTTCATCAGGTGATCAGAGCCTTCATGATGAATACACTACCAAACAGGATACGATTACAACCCAGCTCTTTCAGCAGATAAATTCTAATAATAATTCACAGCGGGCTAATGTTCGCTTATCCTATATTGAGCCTATTGGCAAGTCAACCTATCTGGAAACAAACTATAGTTATAACTATTCAAACACCGATAATAACCGATACAATTATCGCATTGACCCGGCAACTGGTAAGCAAACTTATGTCGATTCGTTAAGCACCCTTTATAATAACCAGTTTATTACCAATCGCTTTGGTGTAAATTTAAGAGGTATAGGCGCTAAATATAATTACACCATTGGTATGGCCGTGCAACCGTCAACCCTTAATGGCGAATCGCATAACCAGCGCTTTCATACCAATACCATGAATTATATACCTACCGCGAGGTTCATTTACAACTTTTCACGTAATCACTCTTTTACGGTTAATTACAGCGGTTCAAACAGTCAGCCTTCATTTACACAGTTGCAGGTTCAGCCCGATTATTCTAATCCGCAAAACAGGGTTTATGGTAACCCCGATCTGAAGCCGTCATTTACTAATAATTTGAACCTGCGCTATAATCAGTTTGATATAGCGAGCGGTAATTCCCTGTTCACCAATATTTCTATCAGCGAAACACAGGATGCCATAGTGACTAATACCAAACCTGTTTTTGATAGTACACAAACACCCGGCAGTACCACACAGCATGACAATACAATACAGGAAACCCGCTACTTGAATACCAACGGCCTTTATAATATTAACGCGAACTACTCCTTTTCAAAACCATTTGCCGAACGCAAATTCACGGTATCATTAAACGGCAGCGCGGGTTACAATAATAATGTATCATATATTGAAGATGAGCGTAACGTAGGCAAAAACTGGACGCTAAGCCAGGGCGTCCGGATCAGGGCTGATATTGATAGCATTATGGACACTGAACTAAGCGCCAACTATAGTATCAATACCACCCGCTACAGCATTCCGTCATCCTTAAATACTGATGCCAGCACCTGGACGTTGGGTTTAGACGGGCGAAATTATTTCTTTTACAGCTGGGTGCTGGGTTATAATTTATCGCAAACCATAAACCATGGTTTTAGCAGCACAGTAAAGGCTAACCCTACCCTGTTAAGCACTTACCTGGAATACCAATTTTTGAAAAAACATATAGCCTCGCTGCGTTTCCAGGCTTTCGACTTGTTTGATGAAAATAAAGGTGTAACCCGTACTGCCGTGGGTAACCAGATCATAGATACGCGTACCAACCGCTTAGGCCGGTATTTCATGGTTACGTTTACCTTACGCCTGCAAAAATTTAAAGGCAGTCGCCCGGGTGGTGGTGGCGGCGGTGGTGGCCGAAGAAGAGGTTAATATAAAACGTTGCTTTTTTGAAATTGAGTAATGCTGTTTTATATTTACCCAAATTGAATTTCTGTTGAAAAGAATAATACTATCAATTACAGCCCTTTTTTATTTAAGCACCGGGTTAGCGCAAGAAACCGTCATCAGGAAACATCGCCTTACGGACGAGATAACTGAAAAAATATCGGTTTTAAAGAGCGATAAGGCTACCCGCCAAGGTTTGTACCAAGCGGTAAATGAAAAAAACATAGCCATTGCCAGCGGCAATTTTGAGAATGACAAAAAAGCTGGGGTATGGCATTATTATAACCCCAAAGGCCACTTGCTTCAAAATTATGATTATACCAATAAGAAATTATTGTTTGAAGCTCCCGAAGACACAACCTCAAGTTTGCGGTATTTTGTTGATAAACAGCTAACCGATACCGACCGTACCACCAAACCAGTTAAAGCGGGAGGCCGGTATTTTGGTTATTTACCCTATTTAAGCGTATTTAAACTTCCGAAGGACCTGGAAAACATCAACAGGATGGTCTCCTATGCTGTTGTAGAACTGCTGGTGAGCCCGGGCGGCAGGCTGGCCGATTTTAAAGTGCATATATTCAGCGGCGAGAGTTACCACCGGGTATTTAACATGAGTACCAATATGCCCAACGAAGAAGACAAGGTATTTACACCCGCAACGCTCAACGGCGAACCAATAGGCTGCCGTATCATGATCAGATGCTGGATTGATAATTATGGTGGAATAATGATGCCTTAGAGATCCTCCCTTGTCATCCTGAGGTACGAAGGATCTGTTCGCGAACTATACAAGGGGTAAAACAGATGCTTCACTCCGTTCAGCATGACAAGTGGAGTAAATTAAAAAAGCCCGTTAGTACATAACGGGCTTTCAAATTTATATGACCAACACCTGCTTAGTGAGCGTGGTGACCATCCGGGCCATGCGCGTGGCCATGTGATAATTCTTCCGGAGTTGCAGGGCGTACATTTAATATACTGCCTTTAAAATGCAATTCCTGACCAGCCATCGGGTGGTTAAGGTCAACAATAACTGAATCTTCGGCAACAGATACTACCTGTGCTTGGAAACGGTTACCGTTGTTGTCCTGTAAAGGCAAAATGCTGCCAATTTCAGGAATTTCCTGACCCTGGAACATTTCTTTTGGCAGGTTAGCTACAGCTTCTTCATCATATTCGCCGTAAGCATCCTGTGCAGCAAGACGAAACTCATAAGTATCGCCGGTTGACAATGTGCTCAGGTTTTCTTCAAATTTGGGCAGCATCTGGCCGGCTCCAAATAAAAAGGTTAACGGTTGTTCTTGTGTGGCGCTTTCGGTTAAAACTTCGGCTCCATCCTGGTCAACATACAAATCGTAAGTTAATGACACTACGTGCTGTGGTTCAATCTTCATTGTAAAGTATTTTTAAATAAGCAATCAGGCTTCTGCCATTTGTTTTAAGGCGGCGGCCGTGTTATTAGCAGGTAATCCGCAGGTTTTATCTTTACAAACAAAAATTTGTGTTGACATACCAAACTTATCCTGCAACAAAGGTAAACTTCCTTTTGTACCACCCAACATTATTTTGTTGGGTATGTAATTATTTTCCATTTCCTTTCGCATAGTTTCGGCTTCGGTACCTGTTATTGCAATTTCATAGGTTCCAAATACTTCTTCCAGCAATAATATGGTCCAGTTTGAATAAGCTGTACTATATTTAGCCAGTTGCGGCATTATATTGCGCAACAGCTGCGCCGAAACTGCTGCATACCTTTCTTCATCAAAAAGCAAGCCTAACTTTTTAAGGTTGCGTGCCATGACCGAATTACTGGCCGGGGTTACCCCATCCATAATTTCCGATTTTCGTGCTATCAATTGTTCATCATCATCGGCTGTGTAAAAGAAAACACCGCTTTGTTCATCATAATAATGCGCTATGGCGCTATCAGCCAATTCTTTGGCTTGTTGCAGCCAGGTTTCATCAAAAGTAATTTCGTACAGGCTTATAAACGCGTCTATAACATTAGCATAATCATCTAAAAACGCTACAGGGCTATCATCTGCCGTATTGCTGTTATAAACCCTTGATAGCCTGCCATTTTGGCTTAGTAAATTATTAACAATAAATCCGGCATTTTTAAGTGCCAATTCAAGATATGCCGGTTTATCAAAAGCACGGTACGCATTGCACAGGCCTTTTAGCATTAAGCCATTCCATGATGCCAGGATCTTATTATCGAGGCCCGGTCTTATGCGGTACCTGCGGGCCTCAAATACTTTTTTGCGGCTTGCCTTTATTTGTATCAACAGGTCATCAACTCCAAGTCCCAATTTCTTAGCCAGTTGTTCGTCGGTTTCCCTGCGAAATAAAACATTAGAATGTTCCTCTTCCCAATTGCCATCATCGGTAATATGGTAGTAAATACAGAACAAGTCTGCATCTTTTTCTAAAATCTGTTCAATTTCCGCTTTGGTAAAAATATAAAACTTGCCCTCTACTCCTTCACTGTCGGCATCAAGCGCAGAATAAAAGCCCAGATCTGGTGAGGCCAGCTCTCTTGTAGAAAATTCAATAATCTCATCTACTACCTGCTCGTACAGTGGGTCGTGGCTCCAGGTATTTGCATCGGCATACAAGCTGATCAACTGGGCATTATCGTACAGCATTTTTTCAAAATGCGGCACATGCCAGCGACCATCAACCGAATAGCGGGCAAAGCCCCCGCCTATATGATCATAAATGCCGCCATAGGCCATTTTATGTAAGGTGAGTTTTACCTGTTTGGCAATTTCATCGTCTTTCATTAAATGGGCATAGCGCATGAGCAATTGCCAGTTGTAGGGCTGCGGAAATTTAGGCGCGCTACCGGTGCCGCCTTCATATTTATCAAAATAACGTTTCCAGTTGTCACCAATCAGTTCCAGGTCGGCTTTGGTATATTCAGGCTGTTCTGCAATAAATTCTATCGATTCATATTGCCGGATGCCTTCGGTAAGGCGTACGGCATACTCTTCGGCTTCTTCAGGTTTTTGTTTATAAAAATCGGCGAGGTTAAATAATAAAGATGTCCAGTCGTTTTTCCGGAAGTATGTACCTCCATATATGGGTCGCTGGTCGGGCAGGCAGATACAGTTAAGCGGCCATCCGCCACGACCGCTCATAAGGGTTACCGCGCTCATATATATC
This window contains:
- a CDS encoding toxin-antitoxin system YwqK family antitoxin; the protein is MKRIILSITALFYLSTGLAQETVIRKHRLTDEITEKISVLKSDKATRQGLYQAVNEKNIAIASGNFENDKKAGVWHYYNPKGHLLQNYDYTNKKLLFEAPEDTTSSLRYFVDKQLTDTDRTTKPVKAGGRYFGYLPYLSVFKLPKDLENINRMVSYAVVELLVSPGGRLADFKVHIFSGESYHRVFNMSTNMPNEEDKVFTPATLNGEPIGCRIMIRCWIDNYGGIMMP
- a CDS encoding FKBP-type peptidyl-prolyl cis-trans isomerase yields the protein MKIEPQHVVSLTYDLYVDQDGAEVLTESATQEQPLTFLFGAGQMLPKFEENLSTLSTGDTYEFRLAAQDAYGEYDEEAVANLPKEMFQGQEIPEIGSILPLQDNNGNRFQAQVVSVAEDSVIVDLNHPMAGQELHFKGSILNVRPATPEELSHGHAHGPDGHHAH
- a CDS encoding acyl-CoA thioesterase, with the protein product MTALTDESDYKTVGFSQTTITELMIPSYSNFGGKIHGGILLSLMDKVAYVCAAKHAGNYCVTASIDTVDFLQPVEVGELVSLMASVNYVGKTSLVVGIRVVSENIKNSSVMHTNTSYFTMVAKDENNKPVKVPGLILENREQVRRFIEARRRKEIKQSYMKEVEQIQMPDNYEHCIALLLGERCLVAGE
- a CDS encoding TonB-dependent receptor, whose translation is MTRLLLLTFICSIFITQVFAQQPREVSGTVVDSVGSVPGINVKLTSDKDSMAVATSTTGVFSFPAVNSKNFKITVSGIGYQTLVRKFVMDDDIKPIKLDAIKVKVQTNFLKTVTIVAAVNPITIKEDTVEYKASAYKVREGSPVEDLLKKLPGVSVDKDGNVTAHGKAVTKVRVNGKDYFTGDVQTATQNLPADIVDNIQVIDDYGDQANLTGIKTGDPDKILNITIQKGKSRGNFGQGSVGVGNDDRYQARLSANTFLDARQIALIGTLNNTNTNSFNLGGSGGGGGRAGRGGGGGGGGGSQISTANGITTNRSVGTNYRDDWSKKMTVYGSYSFADKDKDQNSTTVEQNLFQSGTLINTDDSKDHNHGINHRFDFNMEYKIDTTNYLKINPSFSYGTSNDVSTDVFSNTRNNTLVTGNELALTDATSKSGGFNVLYNHKFHKRGRNFSVNAGISLSSGDQSLHDEYTTKQDTITTQLFQQINSNNNSQRANVRLSYIEPIGKSTYLETNYSYNYSNTDNNRYNYRIDPATGKQTYVDSLSTLYNNQFITNRFGVNLRGIGAKYNYTIGMAVQPSTLNGESHNQRFHTNTMNYIPTARFIYNFSRNHSFTVNYSGSNSQPSFTQLQVQPDYSNPQNRVYGNPDLKPSFTNNLNLRYNQFDIASGNSLFTNISISETQDAIVTNTKPVFDSTQTPGSTTQHDNTIQETRYLNTNGLYNINANYSFSKPFAERKFTVSLNGSAGYNNNVSYIEDERNVGKNWTLSQGVRIRADIDSIMDTELSANYSINTTRYSIPSSLNTDASTWTLGLDGRNYFFYSWVLGYNLSQTINHGFSSTVKANPTLLSTYLEYQFLKKHIASLRFQAFDLFDENKGVTRTAVGNQIIDTRTNRLGRYFMVTFTLRLQKFKGSRPGGGGGGGGRRRG
- a CDS encoding thioredoxin domain-containing protein; this encodes MNRLANSTSPYLLQHANNPVNWYPWGKEALDKAKAENKLILVSIGYSACHWCHVMEHESFEDDAVAAVMNEYFVCIKVDREERPDVDQIYMSAVTLMSGRGGWPLNCICLPDQRPIYGGTYFRKNDWTSLLFNLADFYKQKPEEAEEYAVRLTEGIRQYESIEFIAEQPEYTKADLELIGDNWKRYFDKYEGGTGSAPKFPQPYNWQLLMRYAHLMKDDEIAKQVKLTLHKMAYGGIYDHIGGGFARYSVDGRWHVPHFEKMLYDNAQLISLYADANTWSHDPLYEQVVDEIIEFSTRELASPDLGFYSALDADSEGVEGKFYIFTKAEIEQILEKDADLFCIYYHITDDGNWEEEHSNVLFRRETDEQLAKKLGLGVDDLLIQIKASRKKVFEARRYRIRPGLDNKILASWNGLMLKGLCNAYRAFDKPAYLELALKNAGFIVNNLLSQNGRLSRVYNSNTADDSPVAFLDDYANVIDAFISLYEITFDETWLQQAKELADSAIAHYYDEQSGVFFYTADDDEQLIARKSEIMDGVTPASNSVMARNLKKLGLLFDEERYAAVSAQLLRNIMPQLAKYSTAYSNWTILLLEEVFGTYEIAITGTEAETMRKEMENNYIPNKIMLGGTKGSLPLLQDKFGMSTQIFVCKDKTCGLPANNTAAALKQMAEA
- a CDS encoding fatty acid desaturase produces the protein MAFLNSVLEPPSYGWTDEDGNLAKPTNGKIVKEFFSRLNVFKDKKNWLSFLSWLLVLALVPFLALFIFKYFSITGLIVAFVYSMIIMGTHGTIWHHRYCTHGAYTFSNKFWRFFTQNLTLKIIPEEIYAISHHVHHALSDQPGDPYNAQGGFMYCFLADVNHQPVARKMSEADYNRCINLMKHTGIKPNTYTQYQKWGTIANPYRTVAGIILNWGFWFAAFYLLGGPALACAVFGSAGIWAVGVRTFNYEGHGKGQDKRRDGIDHNRDDMSINQLWPGYVAGEWHNNHHLFPKSARSGFKAHQLDLAWCYIKFLSMIGAVSSYRDSKKQFLLEYCTVKPVAVPVVKYSQETKSLFEVE